Proteins encoded together in one Urocitellus parryii isolate mUroPar1 chromosome 3, mUroPar1.hap1, whole genome shotgun sequence window:
- the Tektl1 gene encoding tektin-like protein 1 has protein sequence MPVLLPAAEPSEDTRVGAPEWREEALAKSRKAHLLTDRCGQEAVAMWQPKDSVRDPHVAHHLCRAAYIEPWRFRVEMLKGGGTVEKPPPGEGVTLWKSKMKPPAWFARLPLPLHRDARAMQTAEVVLTHARGARLTAARLGRAQHQINVQLQLLLRQREATDLRLSEVRKGLLINKQSVKLRGYRPKSEKVPDKADSMLTWEKEELRVLKRKMETDMEKSETLLKALASCRDALGFYCKERLQAVELMNQPLDKVLEQAGRCSWVDLTRPPTPRPQGLKTPPPDHVGTFTPECAHALYEAKRLLMESKETLAEMAKNETDIQKQQLQISDRVCASLAQKMRETLELKERINMTLGLMRGTIHRCTKFNQEMDVTRGLLKGPLSKSHLATREKLNRPLVLMHQKHVGTQLPEAARLVQGTDKLQRHITHAEKNLKELLATRDDLTWSLNCKKIGHDVDYNVVRLRLRQRHPHVYFEQAQRLVNNWDPRTPPPRSESNESNATPK, from the exons ATGCCGGTGTTGCTACCCGCAGCTGAGCCCAGCGAGGACACACGGGTTGGAGCCCCAGAATGGCGCGAGGAGGCACTAGCCAAATCGCGGAAGGCTCACCTTCTGACAGACCGCTGTGGGCAAGAGGCAGTGGCCATGTGGCAACCCAAGGACAGCGTGCGGGACCCGCACGTGGCGCACCACCTCTGCCGCGCCGCCTACATCGAGCCTTGGCGCTTCCGCGTGGAGATGCTCAAAGGTGGCGGCACCGTAGAGAAGCCACCGCCGGGCGAGGGCGTCACGCTGTGGAAAAGCAAGATGAAGCCCCCGGCGTGGTTTGCTCGTCTGCCGTTGCCTTTGCACCGCGACGCGCGCGCCATGCAGACGGCCGAGGTGGTGCTCACACACGCGCGCGGGGCGCGCCTCACCGCCGCCCGCCTCGGCCGCGCGCAGCATCAAATCAACGtgcagctgcagctgctgctgcgcCAGCGCGAGGCAACGGACCTCAGGCTCAGCGAAGTGCGCAAGGGCCTGCTTATCAATAAGCAAAGCGTCAAACTGAGGGGCTACCGACCCAAGTCTGAGAAG GTCCCTGACAAAGCTGACAGCATGCTTACGTGGGAGAAGGAGGAACTGAGGGTCTTGAAGAGGAAAATGGAGACAGATATGGAAAAATCAGAAACTCTACTCAAG GCTCTGGCCTCCTGCCGCGACGCTCTGGGTTTCTACTGTAAGGAAAGGCTCCAGGCTGTGGAACTCATGAACCAGCCGCTGGATAAAGTTCTGGAGCAGGCTGGCCGCTGCTCGTGGGTGGACCTTACGCGCCCCCCCACCCCACGTCCTCAGGGCCTGAAAACGCCTCCTCCTgaccacgtgggcacctttaccCCAG AGTGCGCCCACGCGCTGTACGAAGCTAAGCGGTTGTTGATGGAGTCCAAGGAAACCTTGGCagaaatggcaaagaatgagacGGACATCCAGAAGCAACAGCTGCAAATAAGCGACCGTGTGTGCGCCTCCCTGGCGCAGAAGATGCGCGAAACTTTGGAACTGAAG GAAAGAATAAATATGACGTTAGGACTAATGAGGGGAACTATCCACCGGTGCACGAAATTCAACCAAGAGATGGACGTCACCCGCGGACTCCTCAAG GGTCCTCTGTCGAAAAGTCACCTGGCGACTCGAGAGAAACTGAACAGACCTCTAGTTCTCATGCACCAGAAACACGTGGGCACCCAACTCCCCGAGGCCGCGCGCCTTGTCCAG GGCACTGACAAACTGCAGCGCCATATCACGCACGCGGAAAAGAACCTAAAGGAGCTGCTTGCCACGCGCGATGACCTTACTTGGAGCCTCAACTGCAAGAAGATCGGGCACGACGTGGACTACAACGTGGTTCGCCTGCGTCTTCGTCAGAGGCACCCACATGTGTACTTCGAGCAGGCGCAACGCCTGGTCAATAACTGGGACCCGCGCACTCCGCCGCCGCGTAGCGAGTCCAACGAGTCCAACGCGACCCCCAAGTGA